In Enterobacter cloacae, the following are encoded in one genomic region:
- a CDS encoding antimicrobial peptide ABC transporter permease SapB, which translates to MIIFTLRRLLLLLVTLFFLTFVGFSLSYFTPHAPLHGSSLWDAWLFWFNGLLHWDFGVSSINGQLISEQLKVVFPATMELCILAFGFALMVGIPVGMLAGIYRNKWQDKFISALALLGFSIPIFWLALLLTLFFSLTMGWLPVSGRFDLLYTVKTVTGFAIVDAWLSDSVWRHEMIVSALRHMVLPVLTLAVAPTTEVIRLMRISTIEVFDQNYVKAAATRGLSRLTILRRHVLHNALPPVIPRLGLQFSTMLTLAMITEMVFSWPGLGRWMINAIRQQDYAALSAGVMVIGSLVIIVNVISDILGAMANPLKHKEWYALR; encoded by the coding sequence ATGATTATTTTTACCTTGCGTCGACTCTTGCTGCTGCTGGTGACGCTCTTTTTCCTGACATTTGTCGGCTTTAGTCTGAGCTATTTCACCCCACACGCCCCGCTTCATGGCTCGTCGCTGTGGGACGCGTGGCTGTTCTGGTTTAACGGCCTGCTGCACTGGGATTTTGGCGTATCCAGTATCAACGGTCAGCTTATTTCAGAGCAGCTGAAAGTGGTGTTCCCGGCCACGATGGAACTGTGCATTCTGGCTTTCGGCTTTGCGCTGATGGTGGGCATTCCGGTGGGGATGCTGGCGGGGATTTATCGCAACAAATGGCAGGATAAATTCATCAGCGCCCTCGCTCTGCTCGGCTTCTCAATCCCGATCTTCTGGCTGGCGCTGCTGCTGACGCTTTTCTTCTCACTGACGATGGGCTGGCTGCCGGTTTCTGGCCGTTTTGACCTGCTTTATACAGTAAAAACGGTGACCGGGTTTGCGATTGTTGACGCGTGGCTGTCTGATTCCGTCTGGCGTCATGAAATGATCGTCAGCGCCCTGCGTCATATGGTATTGCCCGTGCTGACGCTGGCTGTGGCCCCGACAACCGAAGTGATCCGCCTGATGCGGATCAGCACCATTGAGGTGTTCGATCAAAACTACGTCAAAGCCGCCGCCACGCGCGGGTTATCGCGTCTGACCATTTTGCGCCGCCATGTGCTGCACAATGCGTTGCCACCCGTTATCCCACGCCTGGGGCTACAGTTCTCAACCATGCTGACCCTGGCGATGATCACCGAGATGGTCTTTAGCTGGCCAGGCCTGGGACGCTGGATGATTAACGCCATCCGCCAGCAGGATTACGCCGCCCTCTCTGCGGGCGTGATGGTGATCGGCTCACTGGTTATTATTGTTAACGTGATTTCCGATATTTTGGGTGCAATGGCTAACCCGTTGAAGCATAAGGAATGGTATGCCCTACGATAG
- a CDS encoding enoyl-[acyl-carrier-protein] reductase [NADH], which produces MGFLSGKRILVTGVASKLSIAYGIAQAMHREGAELAFTYQNDKLKGRVEEFAAQLGSSIVLECDVAQDESIDGMFAELAKAWPKFDGFVHSIGFAPGDQLDGDYVNAVTREGFKIAHDISSYSFVAMAKSCRTMLNPGAALLTLSYLGAERAIPNYNVMGLAKASLEANVRYMANAMGPEGVRVNGISAGPIRTLAASGIKDFRKMLAHCEAVTPIRRTVTIEDVGNSAAFLCSDLSAGISGEVVHVDGGFNIAAMNELEIK; this is translated from the coding sequence ATGGGTTTTCTTTCCGGTAAGCGCATTCTGGTAACCGGCGTTGCCAGCAAACTGTCCATCGCATATGGCATCGCACAGGCTATGCACCGCGAAGGCGCTGAGCTGGCGTTCACCTACCAGAACGACAAGCTGAAAGGCCGTGTTGAAGAGTTTGCCGCGCAGCTGGGTTCCAGCATTGTTCTGGAATGCGACGTTGCGCAAGACGAAAGCATCGATGGCATGTTTGCTGAACTGGCAAAAGCATGGCCGAAATTCGACGGCTTCGTTCACTCCATCGGCTTCGCTCCAGGCGATCAGCTGGACGGTGACTATGTGAACGCGGTAACCCGTGAAGGCTTCAAAATCGCGCACGACATCAGCTCTTACAGCTTCGTGGCGATGGCTAAATCTTGCCGCACCATGCTGAACCCAGGCGCTGCCCTGCTGACCCTGTCCTACCTGGGCGCAGAGCGCGCAATCCCTAACTACAACGTTATGGGCCTGGCTAAAGCGTCTCTGGAAGCGAACGTACGCTACATGGCGAACGCAATGGGTCCGGAAGGCGTACGTGTTAACGGTATCTCTGCTGGCCCAATCCGCACCCTGGCGGCTTCCGGCATCAAAGATTTCCGTAAAATGCTGGCACACTGCGAAGCGGTTACCCCGATTCGCCGTACCGTTACCATCGAAGACGTGGGTAACTCTGCAGCATTCCTGTGCTCTGACCTTTCCGCAGGTATCTCCGGCGAAGTGGTTCACGTTGATGGCGGCTTCAACATCGCTGCAATGAACGAGCTGGAAATTAAATAA
- a CDS encoding antimicrobial peptide ABC transporter permease SapC, translated as MPYDSVYSEKRTPGALRTVWRKFYGDTTAMIGLYGCAGLVVLCIFGSWFAPYGIDQQFLGYQLLPPSWSRYGEVSFFLGTDDLGRDVLSRLLSGAAPTVGGAFVVTLGATVCGLALGIFAGSTHGLRSAVLNHILDTLLSIPSLLLAIIVVAFAGPHLTHAMFAVWLAILPRIVRSVYSMVHDELEKEYVVAARLDGATTSNILWFAVLPNIASGLVTEITRALSMAILDIAALGFLDLGAQLPSPEWGAMLGDALELIYVAPWTVMLPGAAIMVSVLLVNLLGDGIRRAINAGVQ; from the coding sequence ATGCCCTACGATAGCGTATACAGCGAAAAACGCACGCCTGGTGCGTTACGTACAGTGTGGCGTAAATTCTATGGTGACACCACGGCAATGATCGGCCTGTATGGCTGTGCGGGTCTGGTTGTGCTTTGCATCTTTGGCTCGTGGTTTGCACCGTATGGTATTGATCAGCAGTTCCTCGGCTATCAGCTGTTGCCTCCGTCGTGGTCGCGCTACGGTGAAGTCTCCTTCTTCCTGGGAACCGACGATCTTGGCCGCGATGTGTTAAGCCGCCTGCTGAGCGGCGCAGCTCCGACGGTCGGTGGCGCATTTGTGGTGACGCTTGGGGCAACGGTTTGTGGTCTGGCGCTTGGCATTTTTGCCGGGTCGACACATGGCCTGCGCTCGGCGGTGCTGAACCATATTCTGGACACCCTGCTCTCTATTCCGTCTCTGCTGCTGGCCATTATTGTTGTGGCCTTCGCCGGGCCGCACCTGACGCATGCCATGTTCGCCGTCTGGCTGGCCATCCTGCCCCGCATCGTTCGCTCGGTGTACAGCATGGTGCACGACGAACTGGAAAAAGAGTATGTTGTCGCAGCCCGTCTGGACGGGGCGACAACGTCCAATATTTTATGGTTTGCCGTGCTGCCGAATATCGCGTCAGGTCTGGTCACCGAGATCACCCGGGCGCTGTCGATGGCAATTCTGGACATCGCCGCACTCGGTTTCCTCGATTTGGGTGCACAACTGCCGTCACCTGAATGGGGCGCAATGCTCGGCGATGCACTGGAGCTTATCTACGTTGCACCGTGGACGGTCATGTTGCCGGGAGCAGCCATTATGGTGAGCGTGCTGCTTGTCAACCTGCTGGGTGACGGTATTCGCCGTGCAATTAATGCGGGGGTGCAATAA
- a CDS encoding ABC transporter ATP-binding protein, translating to MPLLDIRNLTIEFKTGEGWVKAVDRISITLAEGEIRGLVGESGSGKSLIAKAICGVAKDNWRVTADRMRFDDIDLQRLSPRERRKLVGHNVSMIFQEPQSCLDPSERVGKQLMQNIPGWTYKGRWWQRFGWRKRRAIELLHRVGIKDHKDAMRSFPYELTDGECQKVMIAIALANQPRLLIADEPTNAMEPTTQAQIFRLLSRLNQNNNTTILLISHDLQMLSKWADKIDVMYCGQTVETAISEDLVNTPHHPYTQALIRAIPDFGSAMPHKSRLNTLPGAIPLLESLPIGCRLGPRCPYAQRKCIETPRLTGAKNHLYACHFPLNMERE from the coding sequence ATGCCACTTCTTGATATCCGCAATCTCACTATCGAATTCAAAACCGGTGAAGGCTGGGTCAAGGCCGTCGATCGCATCAGCATTACCCTTGCAGAAGGCGAAATTCGCGGTCTGGTGGGCGAGTCTGGATCAGGAAAGAGCCTGATCGCCAAAGCCATTTGCGGCGTGGCGAAAGACAACTGGCGCGTCACCGCTGACCGCATGCGTTTTGATGATATCGACCTGCAGCGCCTCTCTCCGCGCGAGCGCCGCAAGCTGGTGGGTCATAACGTCTCTATGATTTTCCAGGAGCCACAATCCTGTCTCGACCCGTCGGAGCGCGTGGGCAAACAGCTGATGCAGAACATTCCCGGCTGGACGTACAAAGGCCGCTGGTGGCAGCGTTTCGGCTGGCGCAAACGTCGCGCCATTGAGCTGCTTCACCGCGTCGGGATCAAAGATCACAAAGACGCGATGCGCAGTTTCCCCTACGAGCTGACGGACGGTGAGTGTCAGAAGGTGATGATTGCCATTGCGCTGGCTAACCAGCCGCGTTTGCTGATTGCTGATGAACCAACGAATGCGATGGAACCGACCACACAGGCGCAGATTTTCCGCCTGCTTTCACGTCTGAACCAGAACAATAACACCACCATTTTGCTGATCAGTCATGACCTGCAGATGCTCAGCAAATGGGCAGATAAAATTGATGTGATGTATTGCGGGCAGACGGTTGAAACCGCCATCAGTGAAGACCTGGTCAACACACCGCACCACCCCTATACGCAGGCGTTGATCCGTGCGATCCCGGATTTTGGCAGTGCCATGCCACACAAAAGCCGCCTGAACACGCTACCGGGCGCGATCCCGCTGCTGGAGTCGCTGCCAATTGGCTGCCGTCTGGGGCCACGCTGTCCGTACGCTCAGCGTAAATGTATTGAGACGCCGCGTCTGACAGGTGCCAAAAATCATCTTTACGCCTGTCATTTCCCGCTGAACATGGAGAGAGAGTGA
- a CDS encoding ABC transporter ATP-binding protein — MVETLLEVRNLSKTFRYRTGLFHRQTVEAVKPLSFMLREKQTLAIIGENGSGKSTLAKMLAGMVEPTAGEVLIDDHPLTFGDYSFRSQRIRMIFQDPSTSLNPRQRISQILDFPLRLNTNLDPEARRKRIFETLRMVGLLPDHESYYPHMLAPGQKQRLGLARALILRPKVIIADEALASLDMSMRSQLINLMLELQEKQGISYIYVTQHLGMMKHISDQVLVMHQGEVVERGSTADVMASPLHDLTKRLIAGHFGEALTADAWRKDR; from the coding sequence ATGGTCGAAACTTTGCTGGAAGTCCGCAACCTGAGTAAGACCTTTCGCTACCGTACGGGGCTGTTTCACCGCCAGACCGTTGAAGCAGTGAAACCACTGAGCTTTATGCTGCGCGAAAAACAGACCCTGGCAATCATCGGCGAGAACGGTTCGGGGAAATCCACGCTGGCGAAAATGCTTGCGGGAATGGTAGAACCCACCGCTGGCGAAGTGCTGATTGACGACCATCCCCTGACATTCGGAGATTACTCTTTCCGCAGCCAGCGTATCCGCATGATATTTCAGGACCCATCGACATCGCTCAACCCACGCCAGCGGATTTCGCAGATCCTGGACTTTCCGCTGCGGCTGAATACCAACCTGGATCCTGAGGCACGTCGTAAACGGATATTTGAAACCCTGCGTATGGTTGGGCTGCTGCCCGATCACGAAAGTTACTACCCGCATATGCTGGCTCCCGGCCAGAAGCAGCGTCTGGGGCTGGCGCGCGCGTTAATCCTGCGCCCGAAAGTGATCATCGCCGACGAGGCGCTTGCGTCGCTGGATATGTCGATGCGTTCACAGCTGATTAACCTGATGCTGGAATTGCAGGAAAAACAGGGGATCTCTTATATTTACGTCACCCAACATCTTGGCATGATGAAACACATCAGCGACCAGGTTCTGGTCATGCATCAGGGTGAAGTTGTCGAGCGTGGAAGTACCGCAGATGTCATGGCCTCCCCGCTTCATGATCTCACCAAACGACTGATTGCCGGACATTTTGGTGAAGCATTAACCGCTGATGCATGGCGAAAAGACCGTTAA